One genomic region from Enoplosus armatus isolate fEnoArm2 chromosome 17, fEnoArm2.hap1, whole genome shotgun sequence encodes:
- the nkiras2 gene encoding NF-kappa-B inhibitor-interacting Ras-like protein 2 gives MGKSCKVVVCGQAAVGKTAVLEQLLYANHVAGSEPMETLEDIYIGSIETDRGTREQVRFYDTRGLRDGMEFPRHYYTFADGFVLVYSVDSKESFKRMEALKKDIDRHRDKKEVTIVVLGNKLDKQDEKRVDSNMAQNWAKNEKVRLWEVSVVDRRTLIEPFVYLASKMTQPQSKSTFPLSRNKNKGSGSTDS, from the exons ATGGGCAAAAGCTGTAAAGTGGTTGTGTGTGGCCAGGCTGCAGTTGGTAAAACGGCTGTGTTGGAACAACTACTGTATGCCAATCACGTTGCAG GTTCAGAGCCCATGGAGACCCTGGAGGATATCTACATTGGCTCCATAGAAACTGACCGCGGCACACGAGAGCAGGTGCGTTTCTATGACACCCGCGGACTCCGGGATGGGATGGAGTTTCCGCGACATTACTACACATTTGCAGATGGTTTTGTACTTGTCTACAGCGTTGATAGTAAAGAGTCCTTTAAGCGGATGGAGGCTCTCAAGAAGGACATAGACCGCCACAGAGACAAGAAAGAG GTGACCATTGTTGTGCTGGGTAACAAGCTGGACAAGCAGGATGAGAAGAGAGTTGACTCTAACATGGCCCAGAACTGGGCAAAGAATGAGAAGGTGCGTCTGTGGGAGGTGTCGGTGGTGGACCGGCGCACACTGATTGAACCCTTTGTCTACCTGGCCAGCAAAATGACCCAGCCACAGAGCAAGTCCACGTTCCCTCTCAGTCGCAACAAGAATAAGGGCAGTGGTTCTACAGACAGCTGA
- the dnajc7 gene encoding dnaJ homolog subfamily C member 7, whose translation MATENCDAVNMDPDMELLSDEELEREAEGFKEQGNAFYIKKDYAEAFNYYTKAIDMCPKNASYYGNRAATLMMLCRYREALEDSQQAVRLDNTFMKGHLREGKCHLSLGNAMAASRCFQRVLELETDNSQAQQELKNAESILEYERMAEIGFDKRDFRMVVFCMDRALESASACHRFKILKAECLALLGRYPEAQSVASDILRMDSTNADALYVRGLCLYYEDCIDKAVQFFVQALRMAPDHDKARLACRNAKALKAKKEEGNKAFKEGNFEAAYELYSEALTIDPNNIKTNAKLYCNRATVGSKLKKLEQAIEDCTKAIKLDETYIKAYLRRAQCYMVTEQYEEAVRDYEKVYQTEKTKEHKHLLKHAQLELKKSKRKDYYKVLGVDKNATEDEIKKAYRKRALLHHPDRHSGASPEVQKEEEKKFKEVGEAFSVLSDAKKKSRYDSGQDLEDDGMNMGDFDANNIFKAFFGGPGGFSFEASGPGNFFFQFG comes from the exons ATGGCGACGGAGAACTGTGATGCTGTGAATATGGACCCTGATATGGAACTGCTCAGTGACGAAGAATTAGAAAG GGAAGCTGAGGGCTTCAAAGAGCAAGGCAATGCCTTTTATATCAAGAAGGATTACGCAGAAGCTTTCAATTATTATACCAAGGCCATAG ACATGTGTCCGAAGAATGCAAGTTACTATGGAAACCGGGCGGCCACGCTAATGATGTTGTGTCGGTACAGAGAGGCTTTAGAGGATTCCCAGCAAGCAGTACGACTAGATAACACCTTCATGAAG GGCCATCTGCGAGAGGGCAAGTGTCACCTGTCCCTTGGCAATGCTATGGCTGCCAGCCGCTGTTTCCAGAGGGTTCTGGAGCTGGAGACTGACAACAGCCAGGCCCAGCAGGAG CTAAAGAATGCAGAATCCATCCTTGAATATGAGAGAATGGCAGAGATTGGATTTGACAAGAGAGACTTCAGGATG GTTGTTTTTTGCATGGACCGTGCCTTGGAGTCTGCCTCAGCCTGTCACAGGTTCAAGATACTGAAGGCAGAGTGCTTAGCCCTGCTGGGACGCTACCCAGAGGCTCAGTCTGTTGCCAG TGATATTCTGCGAATGGACTCCACTAATGCAGATGCACTGTACGTGCGTGGTCTTTGCCTGTACTATGAGGACTGCATTGACAAGGCTGTCCAGTTCTTTGTCCAGGCACTGCGGATGGCTCCTGACCATGACAAGGCTCGGCTCGCTTGCAGA AATGCCAAAGCACTAAAAGCCAAGAAGGAAGAGGGGAACAAGGCGTTCAAGGAAGGAAACTTTGAGGCAGCCTATGAGCTGTACTCTGAGGCACTAACAATAGACCCCAACAACATCAAGACTAACGCCAAGCTGTACTGTAATAGAGCCACTGTTGGATCTAAG CTGAAGAAACTAGAACAGGCCATTGAAGACTGCACAAAGGCCATTAAACTGGATGAGACCTACATCAAGGCCTATTTACGGAGAGCACAGTG CTATATGGTCACAGAGCAGTATGAAGAGGCAGTGAGAGACTATGAGAAGGTTTACcagacagagaagacaaaag AACACAAGCACCTCCTGAAACATGCCCAGCTGGAGTTGAAGAAAAGCAAGCGGAAAGATTACTACAAAGTGCTTGGAGTTGATAAGAACGCCACAGAAGATGAGATCAAGAAAGCTTACCGCAAACGGGCCCTTTTACATCACCCAG acCGTCACAGCGGAGCTAGTCCAGAGGTgcagaaggaagaggagaagaagttTAAGGAGGTGGGCGAGGCTTTCAGCGTACTTTCAGACGCAAAGAAGAAGTCTCGCTATGACAGCGGTCAAGATCTGGAGGATGATGGCATGAACATGGGAG ATTTTGATGCgaacaacattttcaaagcattCTTTGGAGGCCCAGGGGGCTTTAGTTTTGAAG CATCTGGACCAGGAAATTTCTTCTTCCAGTTTGGTTAA
- the odad4 gene encoding outer dynein arm-docking complex subunit 4 yields MSDTDGDHEGQKPKGVFSTLMADGDWLYLKGEYKKAIESYTAALTLKPDDKTGFVGRSRCHLKLGQAEDAFKDAEASLKEDKSFFEGLYQKAEALYYMGEFEFALVFYHRGQKLRPQIQEFRLGIQKAQEAIENSVGSPSSVKLEIKGDLSFLQKDEEVSLCCRAQPITAIQHLTREKKQQTQKTPKSEKTTKQLLGEFYSDKKYLENLLKDEDLVKGKTKGGERLQDVIQSCLTYLDTCTEFWNQEKPICARERERKLMQQKRSKPRHSAPSEPAQFLLKSLDDIDAELTSGNAEGSLKKSEEVMKIVQRWSEKDVPNKREVLGSLHSCIGNALIDLGDMDKALVHHQKDLELAKQCKLPDAMSRALDNIGRVFAQIGQFTQAIEFWEKKIPLVRGGLEKTWLFHEIGWCYLELNRLEEARDYGVRSVAAADEIADEKWQINANVLAAQSELKLGNFESCVSHFERALTLAKLQEDNSAMSFIQKVPLLSSYTSLHHLFSST; encoded by the exons ATGTCAGACACAGATGGAGACCACGAAGGCCAAAAGCCGAAGGGCGTATTCTCCACTTTGATGGCCGACGGGGATTGGCTGTACCTTAAAGGAGAGTATAAAAAGGCTATAGAGAGCTACACAGCG GCACTGACGTTAAAGCCTGATGACAAGACCGGCTTTGTTGGAAGATCCAGATGCCACCTGAAGCTGGGGCAAGCTGAAGACGCTTTCAAAGATGCAGAGGCTTCACTCAAAGAAGACAAGTCATTTTTCGAG GGATTGTACCAGAAGGCAGAGGCATTGTACTACATGGGAGAATTTGAATTTGCGCTGGTGTTTTACCACAGAGGACAAAAGCTACGTCCACAAATACAGGAGTTCAGACTGGGTATCCAGAAAGCACAGGAGGCCATAGAAAACTCTGTTGGCA GCCCTTCTTCTGTAAAACTGGAGATTAAGGGAGACCTATCATTTCTCCAAAAAGATGAGGAGGTGAGTCTTTGTTGT AGGGCACAGCCTATTACTGCTATTCAGCATCTGACGAGGGAGAAAAAACAGCAGACCCAGAAGACCCCTAAGAGCGAGAAGACGACCAAACAACTTCTTGGAGAGTTTTACAGTGACAAGAAATATCTAGAAAACCTGCTTAAAGATGAAG ACTTGGTAAAAGGGAAGACGAAGGGTGGGGAACGGCTGCAGGACGTCATTCAGAGCTGCCTCACATACCTTGACACTTGCACCGAGTTCTGGAACCAGGAGAAACCTATCTGTGCACGGGAAAGGGAGCGCAAGCTCATGCAGCAAAAACGTAGCAAGCCCCGTCATAGCGCACCCTCTGAACCTGCTCAGTTTCTGCTGAAGAGCCTGGATGACATTGATGCAG AGTTGACATCTGGAAATGCAGAAGGTAGTCTAAAGAAGTCGGAAGAAGTCATGAAGATAGTGCAGCGATGGTCAGAGAAAGATGTGCCTAATAAGAGAGAGGTTTTGGGCAGCCTGCACAGTTGTATTGGGAATGCCTTGATTGACCTGGGAGACATGGATAAAGCGTTAGTCCATCATCAAAAAGACTTGGAGTTGGCTAAACAGTG CAAACTCCCGGATGCAATGTCCAGGGCTCTGGACAACATTGGACGGGTTTTTGCCCAAATTGGACAGTTCACACAGGCCATTGAGTT CTGGGAGAAGAAGATTCCCCTGGTCCGTGGTGGTTTGGAGAAGACCTGGTTGTTTCATGAGATTGGTTGGTGTTACCTGGAGCTTAATCGCCTTGAAGAAGCCAGAGACTATGGCGTCCGTTCAGTTGCTGCGGCTGATGAAATTGCTGATGAGAAGTGGCAGATAAATGCCAATGTTTTGGCGGCACAATCAGAAT TGAAACTTGGAAACTTTGAGTCCTGCGTCTCCCACTTTGAGAGAGCCTTGACCCTGGCCAAGCTGCAAGAAGACAACTCTGCCATGAGTTTCATTCAGAAGGTTCCCTTGCTGTCTTCATACACTTCCCTTCACCATCTTTTTAGTTCCACTTAA
- the cnp gene encoding 2',3'-cyclic-nucleotide 3'-phosphodiesterase, with product MDTEISGEVLDASETPQPEETVMEKEVVSKLETPEESTEPEKTPAADKEAEQLAVNGHDTEVINLKETEELIVTEKVTQSEEKTEMEIEERLPIEISEMESVPGAVAPPEADESSEKISDPVAAFDTEPENIPPEQQPVPENDPEPLPVQTPLADSAPEPEPEKLAESVAKAELKEQTLPEPTTLQQPVDTQPPSQEEKVSEQVETETELQTKMDTGAEEVNKEVVAENDVTAEPLKEGGEEKPAKTVLVADVSPEKPTDAVLLKEEASAEKGNVKVEAEPEKSVESDTPKGAEAAAEGDDKSEKNDAELQKEEDTVPASGSLSFALLEQEQTKDALRTSRTLVVLRGLPGSGKSFLARAIADAYKDQCTVVCADDHGVKPENPESSVDGFKALDEAVVACCSAGTASSLLIVVDDTNHTQDRLARLGEIAEQHHLVTVFLEPHTEWSRDVAQLIKKTRRGLEAAQLEAMRGPLEEMSLPLYFGWFLLSSVQDKVRCTSMDFLKTLDTLEAFKKHLIDFTGKPEKEVDLEQYFQAKGTLHCTAKFCDYGKAEGAKEYAQNPAVKESYGSSFELSLSALFVTPRTVGARVSLTKEQLLLWPTDAEKEAESVVPAAASLPLGSRAHVTLGCAEGVEPVQTGLDLLDILALQQEGQQGELVEEMELGSLTYYGEGRWLLSLREPICSPACFSSFYGRKEPEPTKKEPEKKKKQKCTIL from the exons ATGGATACTGAAATCAGCGGTGAGGTTTTAGATGCGTCAGAGACTCCACAGCCAGAGGAGACTGTAATGGAAAAAGAGGTTGTGTCAAAATTGGAGACACCAGAGGAATCCACAGAGCCTGAGAAGACACCAGCTGCTGATAAAGAGGCCGAGCAGCTGGCAGTGAATGGTCACGATACAGAAGTCATAAACTTGAAAGAAACGGAGGAGTTGATTGTGACAGAAAAGGTTACGCAGTctgaggagaaaacagaaatggagaTTGAGGAGCGCTTGCCCATAGAAATATCTGAAATGGAGTCAGTGCCTGGTGCGGTGGCACCACCAGAAGCAGATGAGTCATCTGAAAAGATCTCTGACCCAGTTGCAGCTTTCGACACAGAACCAGAAAACATCCCGCCTGAACAGCAGCCTGTGCCAGAGAATGACCCAGAGCCTTTGCCTGTGCAAACACCTCTGGCAGACAGTGCCCCTGAACCAGAGCCAGAGAAATTGGCAGAATCAGTTGCAAAAGCTGAACTAAAAGAGCAAACATTACCTGAACCCACCACACTGCAGCAGCCCGTGGACACACAACCACCCAGCCAAGAAGAGAAGGTGTCCGAACAAGTGGAAACTGAAACAGAATTGCAGACTAAAATGGATACTGGAGCAGAAGAAGTTAACAAAGAGGTGGTGGCAGAAAATGATGTCACAGCTGAGCCTCtgaaggaggggggagaggaaaaaCCAGCAAAGACTGTGTTGGTGGCAGATGTTTCCCCAGAAAAGCCCACAGACGCTGTGTTATTAAAGGAGGAGGCCTCCgctgaaaaaggaaatgtgaagGTTGAAGCTGAACCGGAAAAATCAGTTGAGTCTGACACTCCGAAGGGAGCTGAGGCGGCCGCAGAAGGTGACGATAAATCTGAGAAGAATGATGCTGAGCTTCAGAAGGAGGAGGATACAGTCCCTGCATCTGGCTCCCTGTCCTTTGCCCTCCTGGAACAGGAGCAAACCAAAGACGCCCTGCGAACCTCTCGTACCCTTGTTGTCCTCAGAGGCCTTCCAGGAAGCGGTAAAAGCTTCCTGGCACGTGCCATAGCTGACGCCTACAAAGACCAGTGCACCGTCGTCTGTGCTGATGACCACGGTGTGAAGCCAGAGAATCCAGAATCATCTGTGGATGGATTCAAGGCTCTGGATGAAGCTGTGGTGGCCTGCTGCAGTGCAGGAACCGCTTCCTCTCTGCTGATAGTGGTGGATGACACCAACCACACCCAGGATCGGCTGGCCCGCCTGGGGGAGATTGCCGAGCAACACCATCTTGTTACCGTCTTTTTGGAGCCACATACTGAATGGAGCAGAGATGTAGCACAGCTGATCAAGAAGACCCGGCGTGGACTAGAGGCGGCCCAACTGGAAGCCATGAGAGGTCCACTTGAGGAAATGTCCCTTCCACTTTACTTTGGCTGGTTTCTTCTCTCCTCCGTCCAGGACAAGGTCAGGTGCACATCAATGGACTTTCTGAAAACGCTGGACACCTTGGAGGCCTTCAAGAAACACTTGATTGACT TCACTGGGAAACCTGAGAAGGAGGTGGATTTGGAGCAGTACTTTCAAGCCAAAGGAACCCTCCATTGCACTGCAAAATTCTGTGACTATGGAAAAGCAGAAGGTGCCAAAGAGTATGCACAGAATCCT GCTGTTAAAGAGTCCTATGGCTCTTCGTTCGAGCTGTCACTGAGTGCTCTCTTTGTCACTCCTCGCACTGTTGGTGCCAGAGTGTCCCTCACCAAGGAGCAGCTTTTGCTGTGGCCCACCGATGCCGAAAAGGAGGCAGAGTCTGTTGTCCCTGCAGCTGCCTCCCTGCCCCTGGGAAGCCGCGCCCACGTTACTCTAGGCTGTGCAGAGGGTGTTGAGCCAGTTCAAACAGGTCTGGATCTGCTTGACATCCTGGCCCTGCAGCAGGAAGGCCAGCAGGGGGAGCTCGTGGAGGAGATGGAGCTCGGCTCGCTGACCTATTACGGCGAAGGAAGGTGGCTGCTCAGTCTCAGGGAGCCTATCTGCTCCCCAGCCTGCTTCTCCAGCTTCTACGGGCGCAAGGAGCCCGAGCCGACCAAAAAAGAACCcgagaagaaaaagaagcaaaagtGCACCATACTGTAA